Below is a window of Lacrimispora xylanolytica DNA.
CATTCAATTACATTATAAAACAATACTATGAGTATAACATAATTGTCAAAAGTTCTACAATACATTATTCTACGAAATCCTATAAAATAATTTGACAGTATCACCAGGCCGCACCTATAATAAAGCAATGACGAAAACCGGGGAGGCTTCTATGCTTTGGAACGAAAAACCTTATCATTCTCTTGACTACGAAATGAAAAAACAATATGGGCAAAAGATTTATAAGCTGGCCCTGGACGGAGGAATGACCTGTCCCAACCGGGATGGCACCTTGGGGAATAATGGCTGTATCTTTTGCAGCGGCGGAGGCTCAGGGGAATTTGCAGAATCCAGGTGTGCCCATATCTCTGTTTCAGAACAGATTGAAGCTGCCAAAGAAACGGTCATCCGGAAGATGAAACCAGAGGAAGGCCGTTTCATCGCATATTTTCAATCCTATACCAATACTTACGCCCCTGTTTCCTATTTAAGAAAGCTGTTTACAGAGGCCATATCCCATCCGGATGTAGGGATTCTTTCCATTGCTACCCGGCCTGATTGCCTTTCAGAAGACGTAATTTTATTACTAAAAGAGCTCAATAAGCAAAAACCGGTGTGGGTAGAACTCGGATTACAGACCATACATGAGGCCACCGCTCAGTATATCAGGCGGGGCTATTCCCTTCCTGTCTTTTTTGATGCTTACGCACGGCTTAAAGAAGCCGGGTTAACTGTAATTACCCATGTAATTTTAGGGCTGCCAGGCGAAGATAAGGAGATGATTTTTGATACCATCCGCTATCTATCCCGTTTGGGAGACCATGGAACTGATGGCATTAAGCTGCAGCTTCTCCATATTTTAAAAGACACAGACCTGGCCCTGGAATACGAAAAAGGCTTGATTCCCGTCTACACCTTGGAAGAGTATGCAGATTTGGTGATCGACTGCATCGCCCTTCTTCCAAAGGAAGTGGTCATCCACCGAATCAGCGGTGACGGTCCAAAAGCCCTTCTTTTGGCCCCTCTCTGGAGCGGAAACAAGCGCATGGTACTAAATACTCTGGCAAAACGCTTTAAAGAACGAGGTATCTGCCAGGGAGACAGATACCTCGGATAAGATTAATTATTATGATGAAGCACTCCCTGTTCATCCACAGTAACCCCAAAGGAGATTCCCTGAATGTACTGGTAAAAGCTCTGTTTCTCTCCTTCCCCTGTTAAGGTTCTGGTATAACCTGACTTAGAAGTACCTGGAACCAGGGATAAGGTGGTGCTTCCCCCATTAAAATCTACATCAAGGCGTAACAGGGCAGTCTTTGGAATGGAACTTCCAAAGATATAATTGCCAAGACTGTAGCAAATGGGCTTATCCTTATAATATTCAAAGCCCTGGAG
It encodes the following:
- a CDS encoding TIGR01212 family radical SAM protein (This family includes YhcC from E. coli K-12, an uncharacterized radical SAM protein.); its protein translation is MLWNEKPYHSLDYEMKKQYGQKIYKLALDGGMTCPNRDGTLGNNGCIFCSGGGSGEFAESRCAHISVSEQIEAAKETVIRKMKPEEGRFIAYFQSYTNTYAPVSYLRKLFTEAISHPDVGILSIATRPDCLSEDVILLLKELNKQKPVWVELGLQTIHEATAQYIRRGYSLPVFFDAYARLKEAGLTVITHVILGLPGEDKEMIFDTIRYLSRLGDHGTDGIKLQLLHILKDTDLALEYEKGLIPVYTLEEYADLVIDCIALLPKEVVIHRISGDGPKALLLAPLWSGNKRMVLNTLAKRFKERGICQGDRYLG